A segment of the Bordetella flabilis genome:
CTGGACCCCAGGCTGGCCACGGTGCGCATCGAAGTCGCCTCCGATGTCGATAATCCGCTATGCGGGCCGCACGGCGCGTCCGCCGTCTTCGGCCCGCAAAAGGGCGCGCAGGCCGCGCAGGTGGAACAATTGGACGCGGCGCTCAAGCACTTCGCCGATGTATGCGCACGCACGCTGGGACGCGACGTGCGCGACCGGCCGGGCGCCGGCGCGGCGGGTGGCCTGGGCTTCGCGGCGCATGCATTCCTGAATGCGGTCTTTCGTCCTGGCGTGGCGGTGGTGGCGGAGCTGGGCGGACTTGCCGAGGCCATGCGCGGCGCGGTATTGGCCTTCACCGGCGAGGGCCGGATGGACGAACAGACGCTGCATGGCAAGACGCCCGCCGGCGTGGCGCGCATCGCGCAGGAAGCCGGCGTGCCGGTCGTCGCGCTGGCGGGCTCGCTCGGCGCCGGCTATGCACGGCTGTACGAGGTCGGCATCACGGCGGCATACAGCCTGGCCGCCGGCCCGATGACCTTGGCCCAGGCCTGCGCCAACGCCGCCGATCTGCTGACCGATCGCGCGCGCGACGCAACGCGGCTGTTCATGGCAGGGCGGCGCACGTAGTGTGAGACGGCTGGCGCGGTGAGGAGCTGGCGCGTTCAGGCGTCCAGTTCGGCGCTGTGCGGCCGCGCCGGGCCGACCAGCCCGGCGCGCAGCAGTGCATCGGCCAATCCGATGAACTTCGGCACCGAGACTTCCTCGGCCCGCGCGGTTGGCGCGATGCCGAGCTCGTCCCAAGGCACATGCGGTGCCCAATCGCCCAGCGCGCGGCGCAGCATCTTGCGCCGCTGCGCGAAGGCCCGCGCCACCACTTGTTCCAAGGCCGCTTCACTGAGCGGCCGCGGGCGCTCCGCGGGCAAGGGCACCATGCGAACAACGGCCGACACCACACGCGGAGGCGGATCGAAGGCCTCGGGCGGGACGTCGAACAGCTTGTCGATGCGGTAGCGCGATTGCAGCATCACCGACAGGCGTCCGTAATCCGACGACGCGGGTTGGGCAACCATGCGGTCGATGACTTCCCGCTGCAGCATGAAATGCTGGTCCTGTACCGAGGCGCTCATCGCCATGAGGTGGAACAGGATGGGGCTGGAGATGTTGTAGGGCAGATTGCCCACGATACGCAGGCGCTCGCCGAATTGCGTGAAGTCGACCGTCAGCGCGTCGGCCTCGACCACGGTCAGCCGATCCGCCCCATATTGGCCGCGCAGGCGCTGCGCCAGGTCGCGGTCGATCTCCACCGCGGTGAGCCGCTCCACCCGCTCCAGCAGCGGCTGCGTCAACGCCGACAGCCCCGGACCGATTTCCACCATCAGGTCGTCGTGACGCGGCGCGATCGCGCGCACGATCGCGTCCACGACGCCTTCGTCGACCAGGAAGTGCTGTCCGAAGCGCTTGCGCGCCTGATGTTGCGGCATGGTGGATAGGCCCGTGTCCGCTTACGGCGTGGTGCCGTCGCCCTGGGCCTTCTTCTCCAGGCGGTTGTCGATGTAAGCCTGGTCGCGCAACTGTTCCAGGTAATCCTCGAATGCCAATTCCGCGCGGCGTTCGAAGAGCACCCGGCGCGCCTGCAGGCGTTCGACCTCGTCCTTGACGTCCTTCTCGCGGCGCTCCAGTACCTGGATGATGTGCCAGCCGAAACGGGTGTGCACGGGCTCGCTGACCTGGCCCGGCTGCAGCGTGTTCATCGCCTGCTCGAATTCCGGCACGGTTTCGCCGGGATTGAGCCAGCCCAGGTCGCCGCCCTGCGGCGCGCTGGCATCCTGCGAGTTCTGCCGCGCCAGGGCGCCGAAGTCTTCCTTGCCCTGGACGACACGTTGCCGCAACAGCTCCAGGCGCTGGCGCGCATCGTCGTCGCTCACGACGGCCGACGTCTTGATCAGGATATGCCGGGCGTGCGTTTGCGTGACCTGTACCGGGCCCCGGGGCAGTTGCACCGTGGTGTCCGATGCCGAATTGGCCGGCGCAGCGGGCGCCTGGGCCGGTGCGGGCGCCGGGCCGGGGCGGCCGACGGCGCGTCGCGCGACCACCTTCAGGATATGGAAGCCATTGCCGCTCTGCACGATGCCGGACACGCCGCCCGCGGGCACATTGGCGATGGCATTGACGAACAGGTCGGGCCAGCCTTCCAGCGGACGGTCGCCCATGGTGCCGCCCTGCAGGGCTTCCGGACCATCCGATACGGCCGCCGCGATGCTGGCGAAATCCCCCCCCGACTTCAGGCGGGCGAGGATGTCCTCGGCCTTCTTGCGCAGCGTGGCGACCTGCTCCGTACTGGCGTTCTCCGGCACGCGGACCAGGATCTGCGCCAGGGTGACTATCTCCGGACCGGCCGGAACCTGCGGCCCCGGGCCTGCCGCGCCGGCCGGGCCCGGCCCCGCGGGCGCGGGCGCGACGCCCCCCTGCCGACGCTGCTGCTCCTTCAGGAAGGCATCGATCTCGGCGTCCGAAACCACCACGGTGGAATCCACGGCACGCTGGCGCAGCCGGTCGGTCAGCACCTCGCCACGGATGTTCTTGCGGTACTCGGCCCAGGACAAGCCCTGCTTTTCGACGGCCTGGCGCAGCTGGTCCACCGTCAGCTTGTTGCGCGAGGCGACCGTGCTGATGGCCTGGTCCACCTGTGCATCGTCGACGCGGATATTCAGGCGCGCCGCTTCCTGCTTTTCCAGGGTCTGCATGATCAGGCGCTGCAGCACCTGGCGTTGCAGGACTTGCGGGTCCGGCAGCTGGATGCGCTGGCGGGTCAGCTCCTGGGTCGCGCCCTTGACGGCTTCGTTGACCTCGCGCAGGGTGATCACATCCTTGTTGACCACCGCGGCAATGCCATCGACGAACTGGTCGGGCGCCGCGGCCGCGGGTGCCGCCGCGGCGGCAGCCGGCGCAGCCGCGGACGGCTTGGCGGCGGGTTTGGCAGAGCTGTTCGGCTGGCGCGGCGCAGCGCTGTTCCGTCCCTGGGACTGTGCCGCGCAGACCAGCGGAAAAGCGGCGCACACGACCAGCGCCAACATGCCGCGGGCACTACGAACCGGCGAAAACACACTACGCATCATTCATACCTTTCGAAAGTCGTTCCGGGCACCGGCGGCGGATTCACCGACTGGTAGCCAGGGATGCTGCGAGACAGCAGCTTCATCGGGTCCGTGCCGAGCGCGCCCAGACCGGTAAGCTCGAGCTGGAAGAACACGGCGGTATTGACCTCGTCGGCCGCCACGGCGTAGCGCTGGAACACCATCCTGCCCGTCCAGCAGCAATCGCCCTTGTACTCCAGACCGGCGATCGCCTGGGTAATACGGCGGGAATCGGCCTGAAGGGTGCCGTCGGAACCGATGACGGGACCGTTGTGCAGGGAATAGTCGATCCGGCCCACGCCGAACCACCGCTTGGTAAATGGCCACTGGAAAGCCAGGCTGACCTGGTTCTGTCCTTGCGGCAGGTATTGCTGCTGGACGCCGTTGGACAAAGTGGGAGGATCGCGCTGATAGCGATACGACACGGAGACCGAGGTCAGGCGCTGCGGCGCCCAGCGCGCGGAGATCAGCCCCTGCTGCCAGTTGTCGTTATAGGGATCGTACTGCCCACCCACCGTGGCGGTCAGGGTATCGGTAAGCGCGGCGCTCGATTCGACCAGGAAGTTGGACCGGACATTGCTGCGCGGCGTCTCGCCGGGCAGCGTAACGCGCTGATCCTGGAAGTAGATCTGCTGGCCGGCGGACATCGACAGTCGCTCGAAGCCGGTGTTGGCGTCCAGCCAGCGCGTCGTCACGGCGGCGGTCAGCTGGTTGGCGTTGGCGATACGGTCCCAGCCGCCGACGTAGGTGTTTTCCTCGAACGCCTGCGCGAAGCTGAAGTCCGCCAGCGTCGTGTCGTACACCGGCATCCGGGATTGGTCACGGTAGGGTACGCGCAGGTAGTACAGGCGCGGCTCGAGCGTCTGCGTGGACGCCTTGCCGAACAGCGTGGTCTCGCGCTCGAACGTCATTCCGCTGTCCACCGATATGATGGGCAGCGCGCGCGACATGCTGCTGCGATACCCGCTCGTTGTTCCCAACTGGTTCCAATCGCCGCCGAACCAATCGGTGTCCTGGTATTCGGTCAGGTGATAGCCGACCTTGGGCGTGATGTACCAGCCGGGACGAACGATGGGATAGGCCACCGTGGGATACATCTCCAGCCGGTCGCCATTGGGCCCGTTGTGCCCGTTGATATTGAAGATGCGGTCCGCGGCGCCCGTCAGCTTGGCGCGCTCGAAGCGGGTGGCCGTACTGGTGAATTCCGCGTCGAAGCCGCCCCAGTCGTAGCGCGCGCCCTTCACCGACAATTCCGGCACCTTGTCGTAGGGCGGCAGGATAGGCGAATCCGGATCCTGCAGGGTCTGGTACTTGTAGACCTGCAGGGACGTCTGCCAATACTGGTTGCTCCAGCCCACGATACCCTGGCCCGGCAGATAGGTCGTCGACGCCTCGTTCAGCCCCAGCGTGGAGAAATCGCGGTAATAGTCGTCATCGGAAACACGGCTGATGTTCCACGACCCGTAGAAGCCGTTGCCGAAGCTCTGGTAATGGCGCGTGGTGTACATCCAGCGGCTGTCGCCGGTTTCCGCGTCGCTGGGCAGATAGGTGCCTGCCAGCAGGCCGCTGTAGCCCGAGCCCAGGTAACGGAACTCCCCGCCCAATTGCATGCCGCGCTTGGCCAGGTAGCGGGGAAACAGCGTGGCGTCGTAGTTCGGCGCAAGGTTGAAATAGTACGGCGTCTGCAGGTCGAAGCCGCTGCGGCTGGACACGCCATACGTGGGCAGCAGGAAGCCGGACTTGCGCTCTTTCTTGATCGGGAAGGTCAGGTACGGCGACGCCAGGATGGGAACGTCCTTGAAATACAGCACGCCGTTGCGCGCGACGCCTTCGTTCTCGTCGAAATCCAGGTCCACCGACTGCGACTTGATATACCACGAGGGCTCGGCGCATTCGCAGCCGCTGTAGGTCACCGTGGTCAGGCGCATGGTGGAACGGCTGAAGAGTTCCGCATGGTCGGCCTTGGCGTAGCCGCCGGTGGCCCCCAGCCAGAAATTCGGCGAATCCAGCTGGCCGCTTTCGCTATCGACGTTGTAATGCATGGCCGGCGCCGTCGCCAGCGAACCTTCGCGCATCAGCCGGGCGCTGCCCGTGGCGTCGATCTCGCCCGCGGCACGCCGATAGGTGATGCTGTCGCCCTTGATGACGGTGTCGATACGGCGGACCTGCGCGTTGCCGGTCACCGTGACATTCGAGTCCGGATCGCCGTCTATGGTGTCGCCTTCGACGTAGGTGGTGATCTGGTCATCGGTGAGCCGGTGCAGGCGCAGGCCCGTGGACGGCCGCAGGCCCAGCACTTCGACACCCTGGTCCGGCGGTCCCGAGGGACCGATGCGGATCGCCTGCGGCCTGGCCGTGGCGGGCGTGCCCTGCGTGGCCGGCGTATTCGTGGCGGAAGGCGCGACCTGCTTTGCCGACGGTTTCGAATTCGCGGACGTATCCGTTGCGACTTGGGCCTGGGCGACCGGGGCCGCGCCAGCAAGGAATAGGATCAACGACCGGACGATGCGCACGTACGTGGGAACCTGAAAATGAAGGCAATGCGGCCCGGGACGGCAGCCAGCGACCGTCCCGCCAAACCCGCGGGGACCCGGTATTATAGATAAGCCCGGCATCCGTGCAGCCACCGTGTCGCCGCGTCGCGCCGGCACGG
Coding sequences within it:
- a CDS encoding glycerate kinase, encoding MKIVIAPDSFKESLSAPEAAAAIARGVQAACPQADIVTIPMADGGEGTVAAVLAATGGQWRSTRVTDALGEPVDAPWGWLDDETAVIEMAAAAGLEQVPQERRDPLRATSRGVGELMRAALDAGARRIILGLGGSATNDAGAGMLSALGLRILDADGAVVADGGAALAQAVRIDASGLDPRLATVRIEVASDVDNPLCGPHGASAVFGPQKGAQAAQVEQLDAALKHFADVCARTLGRDVRDRPGAGAAGGLGFAAHAFLNAVFRPGVAVVAELGGLAEAMRGAVLAFTGEGRMDEQTLHGKTPAGVARIAQEAGVPVVALAGSLGAGYARLYEVGITAAYSLAAGPMTLAQACANAADLLTDRARDATRLFMAGRRT
- a CDS encoding LPS-assembly protein LptD, whose translation is MILFLAGAAPVAQAQVATDTSANSKPSAKQVAPSATNTPATQGTPATARPQAIRIGPSGPPDQGVEVLGLRPSTGLRLHRLTDDQITTYVEGDTIDGDPDSNVTVTGNAQVRRIDTVIKGDSITYRRAAGEIDATGSARLMREGSLATAPAMHYNVDSESGQLDSPNFWLGATGGYAKADHAELFSRSTMRLTTVTYSGCECAEPSWYIKSQSVDLDFDENEGVARNGVLYFKDVPILASPYLTFPIKKERKSGFLLPTYGVSSRSGFDLQTPYYFNLAPNYDATLFPRYLAKRGMQLGGEFRYLGSGYSGLLAGTYLPSDAETGDSRWMYTTRHYQSFGNGFYGSWNISRVSDDDYYRDFSTLGLNEASTTYLPGQGIVGWSNQYWQTSLQVYKYQTLQDPDSPILPPYDKVPELSVKGARYDWGGFDAEFTSTATRFERAKLTGAADRIFNINGHNGPNGDRLEMYPTVAYPIVRPGWYITPKVGYHLTEYQDTDWFGGDWNQLGTTSGYRSSMSRALPIISVDSGMTFERETTLFGKASTQTLEPRLYYLRVPYRDQSRMPVYDTTLADFSFAQAFEENTYVGGWDRIANANQLTAAVTTRWLDANTGFERLSMSAGQQIYFQDQRVTLPGETPRSNVRSNFLVESSAALTDTLTATVGGQYDPYNDNWQQGLISARWAPQRLTSVSVSYRYQRDPPTLSNGVQQQYLPQGQNQVSLAFQWPFTKRWFGVGRIDYSLHNGPVIGSDGTLQADSRRITQAIAGLEYKGDCCWTGRMVFQRYAVAADEVNTAVFFQLELTGLGALGTDPMKLLSRSIPGYQSVNPPPVPGTTFERYE
- the rsmA gene encoding 16S rRNA (adenine(1518)-N(6)/adenine(1519)-N(6))-dimethyltransferase RsmA, with translation MPQHQARKRFGQHFLVDEGVVDAIVRAIAPRHDDLMVEIGPGLSALTQPLLERVERLTAVEIDRDLAQRLRGQYGADRLTVVEADALTVDFTQFGERLRIVGNLPYNISSPILFHLMAMSASVQDQHFMLQREVIDRMVAQPASSDYGRLSVMLQSRYRIDKLFDVPPEAFDPPPRVVSAVVRMVPLPAERPRPLSEAALEQVVARAFAQRRKMLRRALGDWAPHVPWDELGIAPTARAEEVSVPKFIGLADALLRAGLVGPARPHSAELDA
- a CDS encoding peptidylprolyl isomerase yields the protein MMRSVFSPVRSARGMLALVVCAAFPLVCAAQSQGRNSAAPRQPNSSAKPAAKPSAAAPAAAAAAPAAAAPDQFVDGIAAVVNKDVITLREVNEAVKGATQELTRQRIQLPDPQVLQRQVLQRLIMQTLEKQEAARLNIRVDDAQVDQAISTVASRNKLTVDQLRQAVEKQGLSWAEYRKNIRGEVLTDRLRQRAVDSTVVVSDAEIDAFLKEQQRRQGGVAPAPAGPGPAGAAGPGPQVPAGPEIVTLAQILVRVPENASTEQVATLRKKAEDILARLKSGGDFASIAAAVSDGPEALQGGTMGDRPLEGWPDLFVNAIANVPAGGVSGIVQSGNGFHILKVVARRAVGRPGPAPAPAQAPAAPANSASDTTVQLPRGPVQVTQTHARHILIKTSAVVSDDDARQRLELLRQRVVQGKEDFGALARQNSQDASAPQGGDLGWLNPGETVPEFEQAMNTLQPGQVSEPVHTRFGWHIIQVLERREKDVKDEVERLQARRVLFERRAELAFEDYLEQLRDQAYIDNRLEKKAQGDGTTP